The genomic window TCAATAATTCGCCACTGGAAGTTTCTTTGTAGATGTCAGGGAGCATTACATATAATGGTCATCGCCTTAAAGAGTTTGTTCCTCAACGAACGTCTGCCTATGTGAGTCAGCAAGATTCACATGTTGCGGAAATGACAGTTAGAGAGACTCTTGATTTTGCAGGGAGATGCCAAGGCGTTGGAATTAAATATGGTAAACTTTCAACTCTGACGACTGAGAAACCCATTCTGCTTTATTGTTTTGAAAGCTAAAATATTATTGGATTGAATAGATATGCTTCTGGAGCTttcaagaagagaaaaggatgCTGGAATAAAGCCAGACGAGGATCTTGATCTATTTATGAAGGCATGCAATGTTATTCTGATTTCAGATCCTATGTCTGAGTAGCTGAGTAGCCATAGAATTTATTAATATGTCTTTGGATTTTTTCCAGGCATTGGCTTTAAAGGGAGAGCAAACAGGGCTTGTGACACAGTATATAATGAAGGTACTGTGATGTGACATTCATTTTCTGTTGTAGTTGCTTAATTGTCTTTTTAAATGTCCAACTTTTTCTCTTGTATCAAAGGCACACATATACACATCCTAAAATATGTATGAATATTTAACTATGTAAGACATTGTGAAACATTGCAAACGGTTTGGAGTTTTCTCAAGGTGCTGAATGTGCTCAAGAAATATAATCTGATTGTTTCTCATCCTTGAAAAGTAAGATTGCTGTAGAACTTCTATGGTCTCAATAACATTTCCTGATTTCCATAATGTTACACCTTTTAATTCATCCTATTCTTTTGGTCATAGCAGGTTTTAGTTGATCCCATATTTTCGAAACCACATGTTGTTTTTAATAAATAGATTGCTACTTTGTTGCTTACTTGGCACCTTCCAAAATTTCCATAAGTGTCTTTTTAGCTGTTTGCATGACTGGaactaaaaaatgagaaatttacTCTGTAGTTTTAAAAGTGATACTGAACCTTTTATGAACTTTATAGCCTCTGATTGGCACAGATTCTAGATTCTAAAGCTTATAGCCCCTGATTGGCACAGATTCTAGGTCTGAACATATGTGCTGATACGATAGTAGGAGATGAAATGCTTAGAGGAATTTCTGGAGGTCAAAAGAAACGGCTTACTACAGGTAAGAACTTCTATGTAGATATATCAAGTATGGTATGCACATCTTTTAGTCTGAGAATGCCTGACATGTGAATTTTTCAGGTGAATTATTAGTTGGTCCAGCTAGAGTGTTGTTTATGGATGACATATCAACTGGGCTTGATAGTGCAACAACGTATCAAATCATCAAGTACCTCCAGCATTCAACCCATGCACTTGATGGAACTACTATGATATCCCTATTACAACCAGCTCCAGAAACTTATGAACTTTTTGATGATATAATTCTTATTTCTGAAGGTCATATAGTTTATCAAGGGCCTCGTGAGAATGTCCTTGAGTTCTTTGAGTTCATGGGCTTCCGGTGTCCAGAACGGAAAAATATTGCTGACTTTTTGCAGGAAGTATGAATTATGGATTGTATTAGtaatatcattttcttttgctaTAGCTTGTGTGTATTTAGTAATTTCTATGCATTCATCCTCAGTAGTACCAACTACACATTTTCCACTGTTTTTAGGTGACATCTAGGAAAGATCAGCGACAGTATTGGGCAGGTCGTGATTACAATTACCACTACATACCTGTGGAGAAATTTTCTGAGGCATTTCGATCATTTCATGTTGGCAAGAGTTTGATGAAGGAACTGAGTGCTCCATATGATAAGCATCTTAATCATCCTGCAGCACTGACTAGTTCAAGTTATGGGGTTAAGAAATCAGAGCTTCTCAGAGCTAACTTTGCCTGGCAAAAGTTATTGATGAAGCGGAactcttttatttatgttttcaaatttattcaGGTACTATGATTTCTGTGTTTGTAAAGTAAATTGTACTAATTGAATAAACTGAATCTGGGATACTGAAAGTTTATTCGTCATATAAACTTGGGAATGAGTCTCTTTGGCAGTTGAAGTAGCTAGAAATTTGGTAGATAACTTACACGGTCTGGAATAAGGCTCACATCACATGCTTATCAAAATGTTAATGTACTCAAATACTGGTTCTTATTGTTGTAATTTAGGCTCTGAATTATCTAGAAGTACGTACAATTTTCATCTGAAATATAGCAGAAAATATGTTTCTCtaatcagtttgtttgatcactTTCCTGCAGCTCCTCTTTGTTGCTATCATCACAATGACAGTATTTTTTCGAACAAGATTGCACCATGACAGTGTAGAGGATGCTGGAATATATCTTGGAGCTTTATACTTTTCCATCATAATGATTTTATTTAATGGCTTTACGGAAGTGTCAATGCTTATGGCCAAACTTCATGTTATCTATAAGCATCGAGATTTGCACTTTTATCCTTGCTGGGCATATACTCTTCCTGCCTGGGTTCTTAGCATTCCAACTTCACTTATGGAGTCTGCTATGTGGGTGGCAGTAACTTACTATGTGATGGGTTTTGATCCACAAATTACTAGGTTAGAATATCTCCTTTGCTTGTGAAGGAAATCACTtgatttttctatattttcttgaCATTTACTATGTCTTCTAACATGGACACACAGGTTCCTTCGGCAGTTTCTATTGTTCTTCTGCTTGCATCAGATGTCATTAGCTCTCTTCCGTATAATGGCAGCCCTTGGTCGAAACATGATAGTCTCTAATACTTTTGGATCTTTTGCAATgctgattatcatgcttttaggAGGATTCATTACTTCCAGAGGTTAGCCTTTTTATTGAGGTTCTTATTTTGATCTGTTGGTGGTTGTTAATTCATTCAGCTTTGATTCTTGCAGATAGCATTCAGAAGTGGTGGATTTGGGGTTACTGGTTCTCTCCTTTAATGTATGCCCAGAATGCTGCGTCAGTAAATGAATTCCATGGGCACTCGTGGGATCACGtaagtaaatttttatttcaaatgttaAAGCATATTTTTGTCTGTAGATAGATCACATTTTCAGAAAGTTCCCAACACCCCAATCCTCACTTTTTATCTCTTCTAGGTATGTGGTGTACTAACTTCTAAGTCTCATTATCGATGTCCTTGTTTCTTGCCTTTTTCCTAACATATAGAAGACTGGTATGCATTAGTTGAACTGGACAAGCTGCAAAATGGGCAGCAACGGTATTTTGATAAAATGTTACATGATAAGGTCCTACTATGATCACATAATTTATGTAAGATTTATCTCCAAGAATGGGTTCAACAGGATCTTATTCTGTTACATAACGTCTTATTAAAACAGAACATTTTCAGAAGAGTGGGTAAATGCCAAAATAAGTTTATATCATGCATTTAACAGTCAGACATTTATGATCTTGTGCTTCATAGTTCACACAGACCTATTAACTTATTATTACATATTATAGGCTACATTTGTGCTTTGCTGATAGTGATTTCATGTGGAGACTTTATGGATTTTATGTTGATGCTACATGGATCTTCTTACATTATTCTTGAGATAGTATTTGAGCTCAATTGCGGATATATGGTCAGAGGACTCCTCTTGGTTGATTAATCTGTTGAATGATTTGTTACTTTTAGTTGTAAAAGTGGAAGGATAGGTATTGCATTTATGGCTTTTTGCTAGTTGGAGTGGTGCATGTTTTTGATGGTCATGCTAGGAAATTCCTGATGTTAAACTTGGCATTCCAGAGATTTGACAACTCCAATGAAACCATTGGCTTGGCACTTTTGAAATCGCGTGGGTTGTTTCCAGAGAATTACTGGTATTGGATTGGCGTTGCTGCTCTACTTTCTTACTCAATCTTATTCAACATCCTTTTCACTGTCTTCCTAACATATCTCAAACGTAAgaatcattttgattttcaaattgaGATCTTTTGACTTCATCTGAAATTGATAATTGGAATCATGTGTGAACCTCATGCAGCTCTTGGGAAGCCACAAGCTGTTCTGTCTGAAGAATCACTTCAACAGAGGGATGGTAAGGGAATAGGTCGTTTTGAACTTAGCCCTCCTCCAAGTACAGGAAGCATGGGAGGTAAGCAAATTATGACCCAGTAAATAAATTGGCTGTCTTTCCTTTTACTCCTAAGTTGAGTTTACTTTCCTAGCAGCAAAtgggaaggagaagagaggCATGGTTCTCCCATTCCAGCCTCTTTCCATGTGCTTTAGCAACATCAACTACTATGTGGATGTTCCAGAGGTATGCAATTGTGATTCTCTTGTCTAATTTATCTTTGATAGTCATTAGACTGATTTTGACTCTTTCTTATGATTTGGTATGGTAGGCAATGAAGCAACAGGGTGTTATGGAAGACCGATTGCAGTTGTTAGTTGATGTTACTGGTGCATTTAGACCTGGTGTTCTTACTGCATTGGTCGGAGTTAGTGGAGCTGGAAAAACCACTCTAATGGATGTTTTAGCTGGTAGAAAAACTGGTGGATATATAGAAGGAAATATAAGCATTTCAGGTTATCCAAAAAATCAGGAAACTTTTACAAGAATCTCTGGCTATTGTGAGCAGAATGATGTACATTCTCCGTGTATGACTGTATATGAGTCACTTGTATACTCTGCTTGGCTCCGTTTGCCTGCACATGTTGATCTAAGAACTCAGCAAGTAAGTACCTTTAGTTCGGTACTTGGCTTTTGTGTGTTTTATGCTTTTAGCTGCAAAATATTTACATGATTCTGTGCAGGCTTTCGTGGAGGAGGTGATGGAACTTGTAGAGCTTGTCCCAGTCGGTGGTGCCCTTGTTGGACTTCCAGGAATAAATGGGCTGTCCACAGAACAGCGCAAGAGATTGACTATTGCTGTAGAGCTCGTTGCTAATCCATCTATTGTGTTCATGGATGAGCCAACCTCTGGATTGGATGCTAGATCTGCTGCCATTGTTATGAGAACTGTAAGGAATATTGTGGATACTGGAAGGACGATTGTCTGCACAATTCACCAACCCAGCATTGACATATTTGAGTCATTTGATGAGGTCTTTACTTAATATTCCTGAATTGGATTggcctctttcttttgtttgtttgttcttttctttgtggCGACTGATATAGGCATCTACTTAAGAATAGTTACTGTTAGCATGAGACTGATGTTAATATGGTTTTGTCTCGTCAGCTTTTATTTATGAAGCGTGGAGGGGAGCTCATTTATGCAGGTCTTCTGGGATCTAATTCTCAGAACCTCATTGAATATTTTGAGGTAACCTCAGTTGCCATTTTCTGTCTTAGTTCTTCTGTTTGTAGCTTCTTTCTTGTCAACACTTGAATTCTATGAAATCTTGTTAGTAATGAAAGCATGTACTTGTAACCCTCTTTCATGCCTGTTAGTCTTATACATCAATTCTCAAATGTCttatgatttaaaattttaaacttcaaCCATGGGATCTGCCTCGTCATTTCATTCTGGTCTGCAATTTCATGTTCTAGAAATGCTCGGCTTTGAGTAAGATCTCTCACCTCCAAAAACTTATGCAGTGCagaagaacacattttttctaCAGTTAAAATTTTGCCTCCTATGCACAACACACGACTTGCAAGTATACATAAGatacatgcatacatgcatgcatgcacacacacacatattatatgtactgaCATTGTGTCCTATACAAAATTAGGCAATTGAAGGTGTGCCCAAGATAAAAGATGGTTATAATCCAGCAACGTGGATGCTGGAGGTGACTTCTCCGGAAGAAGAAAATCGCCTAAGAGTAGATTTTGCTGATATTTACAGGAGATCTGATTTGTACAGGTTTTGTCATTTCCTGAATAATACTAATCTTAGGGAAGATTGGAAGCATTCTCATAAATATGTTGCTTCGGTATATCTGCAGGCAAAACAAATTGTTAGTTGAGAGTCTCAGCCGACCAACACATGAATCAAAAGATCTCAGCTTTCCAACAAAATATGCTCAACCATTTCGCATTCAATTTCTTGCATGCCTGTGGAAACAACATAAATCCTATTGGAGAAACCCTCAGTATACTGCAGTTCGATTCTTCTATACCGTTATCATTTCTTTGATGTTTGGCACCATCTGCTGGAGATTTGGTAGTAAAAGGTTCTCtttcttactctctctctctctcacacacacacacacatattcccTTGTGTGTTCACAGACATATGTAGATATGCTTATgcacattcacattcataatgTTCACTGGTGATCCCTATTGCCTTGGCTTATCACGTCGTGGATGCACCAAAGAAAAGCTGTGTTCCTTTTGAGATCAATGTTCGCACAAACTGGCTAGTTCCTGATTGAGCCTTGTACTGTTTTTTGGAAGCTTCCTTttattttagtttcatttttgtaattttgatgCAAAATGAAGACATCAATATGTTGTTTCCTTGGGCATATGGTTCCTTGTTTTGCAGAATAGGGAGCTATCCTCGCCGTGGTTGAGTTTATTGTTCTTTCTATGATCTATCAACCTGGCTCAGGGACATTTTAGTTGCTGGGGATGCAGATAGCCTccctaggaaaaaaaaaaaaaaaatccgatgTCCACTTTGATCTATTTCTCTTAACTGCTGAAGTTTCCCAATTATCCAAATTGCTCTCAGTGTTTATCCTTGATAAGCCAAAACCTCATGTGTTTCACCTCTTTAAACTCAAAGTTAAAGGTCTAATTCATCCTTAGACAAGCTACTAAAGTCCTCAAgagtttaaagttttttaaaattatgtCAATCACAAAGGTAGTTGAAAATGGATGGGACACTTGTGTATTTGATTGTAAGTGCCAAGAAGCCAAGAAAATagtgaatatttgaaatcattcTAAAGGTTAAAGATGAAAGTGTATTGGTCATCACAAAGATGACCACACTTTTTTTGAGGatgattttgtaatttttaaagaTAGCATGTAGTTCTTGTGCTGAAGTCTAGCTTGTTGAGAAATTGAGAATATTTGTATAAGTGTAATAGATTTTTGGGAGGCATTTGAAAGACAGTAAAGTACTGGTGGACATGTGGCGTAGAATTAAGGTTGGTGGCTTTTACAgttgattttaaataaaagtaTTTCATGATGTCCTATGTTTTCTGCTTTTTAGTTTGATATTCACTAGGAACTTTTGCCTATGGTAATCTTTTTTCTGTGGCATTTTTACTTCGTCTAAGTTCTGTTAATACTTTATAGTAATAgccatcttttattttatttttgcaacaGCAGAGCTGCTATTGGTTAAATTATCAACTCCTATATGTAATTACTCTTTGGGGATTTTCGAACTGGTTTAGCTTCCTTCAGTAGGACCATTCTTCAGGAATGATATGTACAGAAAGAGATGGATTGTAAACCTGGGATGCAACCACTTGTAGCCAAAAGAGAGCTTTATGCAGATAAGTTAGGCTTATAGTGGGTTTGTTGTctcatgtttaattttttgttcatcCGCAATGATACTCAGCTTAGTTTTATCTTCATATGCTGACCATTCTTGTTTCTGCTGAAGGCCTATTTGATTCATTAAGATGGGCTTAGAGCCTGACTTCTAAGAGTCTTAAGACTCTTACCTGATTAGTCAGTCGGTCAGTATTGATATTCTTTTGTGTTCCTCTCTCTCCTGTGTTTATTGATAGTCAGTCAGTCAGTATTGATATTCTTACCTGATTAGTCAGTCGGTCTGTATTGATATTCTTTTGGCCCGTGCTGCATTTCTCTGGTCGCTGGTACTCCTTTTGGTGTGTTGCTCATGCATTGAGGTGACACCTATTCTCACCGATTATACGCTTAAATAAATCATTTTTCTCTCCattggaaaggaaaaagcaCCTTATACATGGTTGTAGTAACTGGAGTTCAAGCTATCATTCCTTCTGATCTGAATGTACACATCCTTAAGAGAGAAACTGAAGCTATTGATGGATAACTTACATTACTAATTTGTTTTGTTCGTAGACCTTAATATATGTTCCTCCGTGTAGCTTCCTGGCCTTTTCATTTGGATTCTCAACTTCAGGAAGGATGCTGAACATGCTTATCATGTCAGGCGATCTTATAATGAGCATTACTCTCagtctttttgtcattttctcatACTCTTTGCCCCCTCTGGGTTTTCAGGATTCCCCATGTGCATTTTTCTGTCATTCTGATATACAAGGAAATAAAATGGGAGACAGTTGATCGAACATTCTCTCTGACATGATTTCCTTCCAAGATTTTATCCTTTATCATGCCATGCACATTTGTGGTATTTCAAAAGTTCTTAATCTGTCAAATGAAGGAGAAAGGATTTCAATCTAATCGTGTGGACATCATCTGGCTGGGACTTGGAATTTGCATTTGCTTTATGGCTTATATTGTTACAAGTTCGTAGATAAAAATATGTATCAGTTTGTGAAACAGTGAAATGGAGCTAGTTATGTCACTCAACATTAATGTCAATATTTGTATGccaattttacaattttttactaCGGTTTATGGCATTTGTTGTTAGTTGAGTCTATGACAACTCTGTTCATTCTGCTTCTACTTCACTTTGACttgtaaaaacaaaagaaactgtTGGGGAGTACTTGAAACTCAAGTTTGCCGTTCTTTCCTTTTCAGAAACACTGTACAAGACATCCATAATGCTATGGGATCTATGTATGCGGCTGTTCTGTTCATTGGGATAACCAATGGCACTGCTTCCCAGCCTGTAGTTTCCATTGAAAGGTTTGTTTCCTACCGGGAAAGGGGTGCAGGGATGTATTCACCTCTTGCATTTGCATTTGCACAGGTTGGTGATGTTACCTTTCAATG from Nymphaea colorata isolate Beijing-Zhang1983 chromosome 6, ASM883128v2, whole genome shotgun sequence includes these protein-coding regions:
- the LOC116256398 gene encoding ABC transporter G family member 31 isoform X1, which produces MDLGRNYATGLWNSSDNVFSRSNSRREEDDDETALTWAALERLPTYDRVRRGIFQNIIGEQREVEIGSLGIQDLQLILDRLINAVDESAEQFLFRMRRRFDAVGLEFPKIEVRFQQLKVDAYIHVGSRALPTIPNFICNMGEAFLRQFGILRGRRTCLSILQDISGIIRPSRMTLLLGPPGSGKTTLLLALAGRLSSDLKMSGSITYNGHRLKEFVPQRTSAYVSQQDSHVAEMTVRETLDFAGRCQGVGIKYDMLLELSRREKDAGIKPDEDLDLFMKALALKGEQTGLVTQYIMKILGLNICADTIVGDEMLRGISGGQKKRLTTGELLVGPARVLFMDDISTGLDSATTYQIIKYLQHSTHALDGTTMISLLQPAPETYELFDDIILISEGHIVYQGPRENVLEFFEFMGFRCPERKNIADFLQEVTSRKDQRQYWAGRDYNYHYIPVEKFSEAFRSFHVGKSLMKELSAPYDKHLNHPAALTSSSYGVKKSELLRANFAWQKLLMKRNSFIYVFKFIQLLFVAIITMTVFFRTRLHHDSVEDAGIYLGALYFSIIMILFNGFTEVSMLMAKLHVIYKHRDLHFYPCWAYTLPAWVLSIPTSLMESAMWVAVTYYVMGFDPQITRFLRQFLLFFCLHQMSLALFRIMAALGRNMIVSNTFGSFAMLIIMLLGGFITSRDSIQKWWIWGYWFSPLMYAQNAASVNEFHGHSWDHRFDNSNETIGLALLKSRGLFPENYWYWIGVAALLSYSILFNILFTVFLTYLKPLGKPQAVLSEESLQQRDGKGIGRFELSPPPSTGSMGANGKEKRGMVLPFQPLSMCFSNINYYVDVPEAMKQQGVMEDRLQLLVDVTGAFRPGVLTALVGVSGAGKTTLMDVLAGRKTGGYIEGNISISGYPKNQETFTRISGYCEQNDVHSPCMTVYESLVYSAWLRLPAHVDLRTQQAFVEEVMELVELVPVGGALVGLPGINGLSTEQRKRLTIAVELVANPSIVFMDEPTSGLDARSAAIVMRTVRNIVDTGRTIVCTIHQPSIDIFESFDELLFMKRGGELIYAGLLGSNSQNLIEYFEAIEGVPKIKDGYNPATWMLEVTSPEEENRLRVDFADIYRRSDLYRQNKLLVESLSRPTHESKDLSFPTKYAQPFRIQFLACLWKQHKSYWRNPQYTAVRFFYTVIISLMFGTICWRFGSKRNTVQDIHNAMGSMYAAVLFIGITNGTASQPVVSIERFVSYRERGAGMYSPLAFAFAQVVIEFPYVFVQTLIYGSVYYAMASFAWTAAKFIWYIFFMYFTLLYFTFYGMMTTAVTPNHNVAAIIAAPFYMLWNLFSGFMIPYKRIPVWWRWYYWANPVAWSLYGLLTSQYGDLHDTISSAGGTTTVTISSFLNDYFGFEYRLLGLAAVVVVGFAVLFAVIFALAIKLFNFQKR
- the LOC116256398 gene encoding ABC transporter G family member 31 isoform X2 → MLEAELYPQFPISSVTWERQFGILRGRRTCLSILQDISGIIRPSRMTLLLGPPGSGKTTLLLALAGRLSSDLKMSGSITYNGHRLKEFVPQRTSAYVSQQDSHVAEMTVRETLDFAGRCQGVGIKYDMLLELSRREKDAGIKPDEDLDLFMKALALKGEQTGLVTQYIMKILGLNICADTIVGDEMLRGISGGQKKRLTTGELLVGPARVLFMDDISTGLDSATTYQIIKYLQHSTHALDGTTMISLLQPAPETYELFDDIILISEGHIVYQGPRENVLEFFEFMGFRCPERKNIADFLQEVTSRKDQRQYWAGRDYNYHYIPVEKFSEAFRSFHVGKSLMKELSAPYDKHLNHPAALTSSSYGVKKSELLRANFAWQKLLMKRNSFIYVFKFIQLLFVAIITMTVFFRTRLHHDSVEDAGIYLGALYFSIIMILFNGFTEVSMLMAKLHVIYKHRDLHFYPCWAYTLPAWVLSIPTSLMESAMWVAVTYYVMGFDPQITRFLRQFLLFFCLHQMSLALFRIMAALGRNMIVSNTFGSFAMLIIMLLGGFITSRDSIQKWWIWGYWFSPLMYAQNAASVNEFHGHSWDHRFDNSNETIGLALLKSRGLFPENYWYWIGVAALLSYSILFNILFTVFLTYLKPLGKPQAVLSEESLQQRDGKGIGRFELSPPPSTGSMGANGKEKRGMVLPFQPLSMCFSNINYYVDVPEAMKQQGVMEDRLQLLVDVTGAFRPGVLTALVGVSGAGKTTLMDVLAGRKTGGYIEGNISISGYPKNQETFTRISGYCEQNDVHSPCMTVYESLVYSAWLRLPAHVDLRTQQAFVEEVMELVELVPVGGALVGLPGINGLSTEQRKRLTIAVELVANPSIVFMDEPTSGLDARSAAIVMRTVRNIVDTGRTIVCTIHQPSIDIFESFDELLFMKRGGELIYAGLLGSNSQNLIEYFEAIEGVPKIKDGYNPATWMLEVTSPEEENRLRVDFADIYRRSDLYRQNKLLVESLSRPTHESKDLSFPTKYAQPFRIQFLACLWKQHKSYWRNPQYTAVRFFYTVIISLMFGTICWRFGSKRNTVQDIHNAMGSMYAAVLFIGITNGTASQPVVSIERFVSYRERGAGMYSPLAFAFAQVVIEFPYVFVQTLIYGSVYYAMASFAWTAAKFIWYIFFMYFTLLYFTFYGMMTTAVTPNHNVAAIIAAPFYMLWNLFSGFMIPYKRIPVWWRWYYWANPVAWSLYGLLTSQYGDLHDTISSAGGTTTVTISSFLNDYFGFEYRLLGLAAVVVVGFAVLFAVIFALAIKLFNFQKR
- the LOC116256398 gene encoding ABC transporter G family member 31 isoform X3, with amino-acid sequence MSGSITYNGHRLKEFVPQRTSAYVSQQDSHVAEMTVRETLDFAGRCQGVGIKYDMLLELSRREKDAGIKPDEDLDLFMKALALKGEQTGLVTQYIMKILGLNICADTIVGDEMLRGISGGQKKRLTTGELLVGPARVLFMDDISTGLDSATTYQIIKYLQHSTHALDGTTMISLLQPAPETYELFDDIILISEGHIVYQGPRENVLEFFEFMGFRCPERKNIADFLQEVTSRKDQRQYWAGRDYNYHYIPVEKFSEAFRSFHVGKSLMKELSAPYDKHLNHPAALTSSSYGVKKSELLRANFAWQKLLMKRNSFIYVFKFIQLLFVAIITMTVFFRTRLHHDSVEDAGIYLGALYFSIIMILFNGFTEVSMLMAKLHVIYKHRDLHFYPCWAYTLPAWVLSIPTSLMESAMWVAVTYYVMGFDPQITRFLRQFLLFFCLHQMSLALFRIMAALGRNMIVSNTFGSFAMLIIMLLGGFITSRDSIQKWWIWGYWFSPLMYAQNAASVNEFHGHSWDHRFDNSNETIGLALLKSRGLFPENYWYWIGVAALLSYSILFNILFTVFLTYLKPLGKPQAVLSEESLQQRDGKGIGRFELSPPPSTGSMGANGKEKRGMVLPFQPLSMCFSNINYYVDVPEAMKQQGVMEDRLQLLVDVTGAFRPGVLTALVGVSGAGKTTLMDVLAGRKTGGYIEGNISISGYPKNQETFTRISGYCEQNDVHSPCMTVYESLVYSAWLRLPAHVDLRTQQAFVEEVMELVELVPVGGALVGLPGINGLSTEQRKRLTIAVELVANPSIVFMDEPTSGLDARSAAIVMRTVRNIVDTGRTIVCTIHQPSIDIFESFDELLFMKRGGELIYAGLLGSNSQNLIEYFEAIEGVPKIKDGYNPATWMLEVTSPEEENRLRVDFADIYRRSDLYRQNKLLVESLSRPTHESKDLSFPTKYAQPFRIQFLACLWKQHKSYWRNPQYTAVRFFYTVIISLMFGTICWRFGSKRNTVQDIHNAMGSMYAAVLFIGITNGTASQPVVSIERFVSYRERGAGMYSPLAFAFAQVVIEFPYVFVQTLIYGSVYYAMASFAWTAAKFIWYIFFMYFTLLYFTFYGMMTTAVTPNHNVAAIIAAPFYMLWNLFSGFMIPYKRIPVWWRWYYWANPVAWSLYGLLTSQYGDLHDTISSAGGTTTVTISSFLNDYFGFEYRLLGLAAVVVVGFAVLFAVIFALAIKLFNFQKR